The following coding sequences are from one Vicugna pacos chromosome 11, VicPac4, whole genome shotgun sequence window:
- the PCGF6 gene encoding polycomb group RING finger protein 6 isoform X1 has translation MEGVPAVTAGNAGAAKAEGAAAMPPPSPASPPALTPAPAAGEEGPRSLPEAGAPGCSGSRPPELEPERSLGRLRGRFEDEDEELEEDEELEEEEEEEEEEEMSHFSLRLEGGRPESEDEEERLINLSELTPYILCSICKGYLIDATTITECLHTFCKSCIVRHFYYSNRCPKCNIVVHQTQPLYNIRLDRQLQDIVYKLVINLEEREKKQMHDFYKERGLEVPKPAVPQPVPSSKGRSKKVLESVFRIPPELDMSLLLEFIGANEGTGHFKPLEKKFVRVSGEATIGHVEKFLRRKMGLDPACQVDIICGDHLLERYQTLREIRRAIGDAAMQDGLLVLHYGLVVSPLKIT, from the exons ATGGAGGGGGTCCCGGCTGTAACGGCAGGGAACGCGGGCGCGGCCAAGGCCGAGGGAGCCGCAGCCATGCCACCCCCATCTCCTGCCTCCCCGCCTGCCCTCACCCCAGCGCCCGCAGCGGGTGAGGAGGGCCCGCGGTCTCTGCCTGAGGCAGGGGCTCCTGGCTGCTCGGGCTCCCGGCCCCCTGAGCTGGAGCCGGAGCGCAGCCTGGGCCGCTTGAGGGGCCGCTtcgaggacgaggacgaggagttggaagaggatgaggaactggaggaggaagaggaggaagaggaggaggaagagatgagCCACTTCTCGCTGAGGCTGGAGGGGGGCCGGCCGGAGtccgaggacgaggaggag CGCCTGATTAATCTCTCTGAGCTGACCCCATACATCTTGTGTTCCATTTGCAAAGGTTACTTAATAGATGCAACTACCATTACAGAATGTCTTCATACAT tTTGTAAAAGCTGCATTGTAAGACACTTTTACTATAGCAACAGATGTCCAAAATGCAACATAGTGGTACATCAGACACAACCTCTTTATAACATAAG GTTGGACCGACAGTTACAAGACATAGTGTACAAATTAGTGATCAATCTAGAGGaaa gagaaaaaaagcaaatgcatGATTTCTATAAAGAAAGAGGTCTAGAAGTACCTAAACCTG CTGTTCCACAGCCAGTCCCTTCGAGCAAAGGAAGATCTAAGAAAGTCTTAGAATCAGTGTTTCGTATTCCACCTGAACTTGACATGTCTTTATTACTAGAGTTCATTGG tgCTAATGAAGGCACGGGACATTTTAag CCATTGGAAAAGAAGTTTGTCCGAGTTTCGGGAGAAGCAACTATTGGGCATGTAGAAAAATTCCTCAGAAGAAAAATGGGTCTTGATCCAGCTTGTCAG GTAGATATCATCTGTGGTGATCACCTGTTGGAGCGATATCAAACTCTAAGGGAAATTCGACGTGCAATAGGTGATGCAGCAATGCAG gATGGTCTGCTGGTTCTTCATTATGGTCTTGTGGTTTCTCCTTTGAAAATTACTTGA
- the PCGF6 gene encoding polycomb group RING finger protein 6 isoform X2 gives MEGVPAVTAGNAGAAKAEGAAAMPPPSPASPPALTPAPAAGEEGPRSLPEAGAPGCSGSRPPELEPERSLGRLRGRFEDEDEELEEDEELEEEEEEEEEEEMSHFSLRLEGGRPESEDEEERLINLSELTPYILCSICKGYLIDATTITECLHTFCKSCIVRHFYYSNRCPKCNIVVHQTQPLYNIRLDRQLQDIVYKLVINLEEREKKQMHDFYKERGLEVPKPAVPQPVPSSKGRSKKVLESVFRIPPELDMSLLLEFIGANEGTGHFKPLEKKFVRVSGEATIGHVEKFLRRKMGLDPACQISSVVITCWSDIKL, from the exons ATGGAGGGGGTCCCGGCTGTAACGGCAGGGAACGCGGGCGCGGCCAAGGCCGAGGGAGCCGCAGCCATGCCACCCCCATCTCCTGCCTCCCCGCCTGCCCTCACCCCAGCGCCCGCAGCGGGTGAGGAGGGCCCGCGGTCTCTGCCTGAGGCAGGGGCTCCTGGCTGCTCGGGCTCCCGGCCCCCTGAGCTGGAGCCGGAGCGCAGCCTGGGCCGCTTGAGGGGCCGCTtcgaggacgaggacgaggagttggaagaggatgaggaactggaggaggaagaggaggaagaggaggaggaagagatgagCCACTTCTCGCTGAGGCTGGAGGGGGGCCGGCCGGAGtccgaggacgaggaggag CGCCTGATTAATCTCTCTGAGCTGACCCCATACATCTTGTGTTCCATTTGCAAAGGTTACTTAATAGATGCAACTACCATTACAGAATGTCTTCATACAT tTTGTAAAAGCTGCATTGTAAGACACTTTTACTATAGCAACAGATGTCCAAAATGCAACATAGTGGTACATCAGACACAACCTCTTTATAACATAAG GTTGGACCGACAGTTACAAGACATAGTGTACAAATTAGTGATCAATCTAGAGGaaa gagaaaaaaagcaaatgcatGATTTCTATAAAGAAAGAGGTCTAGAAGTACCTAAACCTG CTGTTCCACAGCCAGTCCCTTCGAGCAAAGGAAGATCTAAGAAAGTCTTAGAATCAGTGTTTCGTATTCCACCTGAACTTGACATGTCTTTATTACTAGAGTTCATTGG tgCTAATGAAGGCACGGGACATTTTAag CCATTGGAAAAGAAGTTTGTCCGAGTTTCGGGAGAAGCAACTATTGGGCATGTAGAAAAATTCCTCAGAAGAAAAATGGGTCTTGATCCAGCTTGTCAG ATATCATCTGTGGTGATCACCTGTTGGAGCGATATCAAACTCTAA